The sequence below is a genomic window from Psychrilyobacter piezotolerans.
GCTGAAGCTGAAAAGAAAAGACGGCGTTGTCATAGAAACGGTTTTGAACGGTATCAGTGTCTATGATGAAGAGGGAAATTTTATAAATACAAGATGCGAGATGCGAAATCTTAATTATTTTATGGAATCTTCCATATATATACAGGCACTTTTAGAAAAAGAAAGATTTTTAAAGGGAAATCTGTTCTTTAAATCCCAGATAACACAGGCGATATTATACAGCGATACCTTAAATGAATTTTTGAATTCTGTCACGAAAATTTTTAAAGAACCGGTGGAGGTGATGGGAATTTACCTTTCCTCTTTGGATGTTTTTGGAAAAAGAACTATTTTATTTGATTATAAATCGGAGTCGCAATTTTCAGAGACTATGAAAAATTCACTCAGTTGTAAAAACTGTATGTCGGAAATAAAAGACAAAACATTTATAATAGATTCTAACTCAAAGAGCAATATTTTTGAGGGGATCAATTCTCAGCTTGGGATCAATGAAAGTCTTGTGATACTTCCTGTTGTCTCAAGTAAAAAAATCCTTGTAAATAAAATTGATTTTTTTATACACTTAAAGGATCTGACTCCCTTTGAGGAGGAGTGGCTATTTTTCTTAAAAGACATAAAAGATATACTGTCCCTTGGAATTGAAACTTTTGAAACAGATGAAAATCTTAAAAATACCATGAATAAACTTTACCACCTTTCCACAAAGGACCCTCTGACCGGTGTATACAACAGATATGAATTCGAAAAATCTGTTAAAGAAAATATCAGAATTTTTGAGAGGTACAACACACATTTTTCTTTAATAATGTACGATATAGACAATTTTAAAAGTATAAATGATACCTTTGGGCACTGTATCGGCGACAAAGTTCTGAAAGAGCTGTGCAGATTAGTAACAAAAAATATAAGGGGGATTGACAAACTTTTCAGACTTGGGGGGGATGAATTCGTGATCCTCCTTCCGGAATCTGATCAAAAGGATGCCTTTAAACTGGCTGAAAGATTAAAAGATGAGGTCAGCTCATTTGACTTTTCAGGAGATAATCTCACATGCAGTTTTGGAGTAACGGAGGTACGAAGAGGGGATGTCATAGATAAGATAATGAAAAGGTCGGATAATGCCATGTACACTTCAAAAAAGAATAATAAAAATAGGGTCTCCATAGGATAAAAATACGAAATTTCTCATTGAAACGTCGAGAAATCAAACTGACTCACCAAGCCTCCTTTACAAAACCAAAAAGAACTGCTAAAATACTTCAAATCAAATTTGGGAGGCTGAAAAATGATATTAAGTGGTGTAATAGTAAATTCCGTTGCAGTGGGCTTGGGGTCTTTATTGGGAGTTTTCTTCAGAAATAAATTCAATAAAAAGATAATTGATACTGTTATGAGCGGCATGGGGCTGTGTGTATTATACATTGGAATATCAGGTTCCTTAAAAGGACAAAACATACTGGTAGCCATAGGTTCAATAGCTTTAGGAGGCATTATCGGTGAATTAATCGATATAGATCACAGACTGAGAAAATTCGGACTGGCTGTGGAAGCTAAATTTAAATCGGATACGGAGGAGTCCTTGGTAGAAGGATTTCTAAATGCTACCATGGTAATTTGTGTAGGAGCAATGGCAATAGTGGGTTCACTTCAAAGCGGACTTATTGGCAACCATGAAATATTATATGCAAAGGCATTTATCGACCTTTTTGTAGTCCTTGCAATGTCGGCAACAATGGGAATAGGTGTGTTTTTCTCAGCATTTTTGATTTTATTCTATGAGGGAGCTATAGTTTTATTTGCTGGAACTCTTTCACCATTTCTATCAGCACTTGTTATTGATGAAATAACATGTGTAGGATCACTGGTAATTATGGCCATCGGATTTAATATCTTAGGAATAACCAAAATAAAAGTTGCAAATCTTAGTCTGGCTCCATTCATTCCGATATTTATATATTTATTTATGTAGTCCAATTATTATAGTCAATTAATCAGCAGATAGAAG
It includes:
- a CDS encoding sensor domain-containing diguanylate cyclase, whose protein sequence is MSDFEKYNSQYEEPKSTMFQMLDKNGDILHVNQKWLEEMGYELHEVKGRFFGEFITEDYHVAVKKNFPHLKDYGFVNNVQLKLKRKDGVVIETVLNGISVYDEEGNFINTRCEMRNLNYFMESSIYIQALLEKERFLKGNLFFKSQITQAILYSDTLNEFLNSVTKIFKEPVEVMGIYLSSLDVFGKRTILFDYKSESQFSETMKNSLSCKNCMSEIKDKTFIIDSNSKSNIFEGINSQLGINESLVILPVVSSKKILVNKIDFFIHLKDLTPFEEEWLFFLKDIKDILSLGIETFETDENLKNTMNKLYHLSTKDPLTGVYNRYEFEKSVKENIRIFERYNTHFSLIMYDIDNFKSINDTFGHCIGDKVLKELCRLVTKNIRGIDKLFRLGGDEFVILLPESDQKDAFKLAERLKDEVSSFDFSGDNLTCSFGVTEVRRGDVIDKIMKRSDNAMYTSKKNNKNRVSIG
- a CDS encoding DUF554 domain-containing protein, with amino-acid sequence MILSGVIVNSVAVGLGSLLGVFFRNKFNKKIIDTVMSGMGLCVLYIGISGSLKGQNILVAIGSIALGGIIGELIDIDHRLRKFGLAVEAKFKSDTEESLVEGFLNATMVICVGAMAIVGSLQSGLIGNHEILYAKAFIDLFVVLAMSATMGIGVFFSAFLILFYEGAIVLFAGTLSPFLSALVIDEITCVGSLVIMAIGFNILGITKIKVANLSLAPFIPIFIYLFM